CAAGCAGGCGAAGCAAACGGACCTCAAGCGACAGGTCTCGCGCTGGCAGGACCCGAACTACGTCAAGCAGCAGGCCCGCGACCGCATTAACATGGTTATGCCCGGCGAAACCGGCTACTGGGTTTTCGGCAGCGATCTTCCTGCCGGAACGCCCGGTGCCGGTGCCGCGTCAGGAACAGCCACAGACCCCGCCAATCTGCCGTGGGTGGATTCCCTCTGGGACTCCATCAAACGGTCGGCAACAGACTAGGAGCGGCGCCCGCCGCCGATTACCGCAGGCCGGTAATCCCAACAGGGCAGGAAGGTGCCGCGCCAGTGGACGAGAACCGAGTGGACACCCCCCAAGCCGGGAACCCCGTCGAGGGGGCACCGGCCACAGCGGCTGAGGCTTCACGCCGACCAACGGCCCGCGACCTCGACGTCCTCAGCCGACAGCTGGGCCGGCCGGTGCGCGACGTCGTCGAGATCCCGGCCCGCTGCGTGTGCGGCAACCCCCTCGTGGCGGCCACCTCGCCGCGGCTCAGCAACGGCACGCCGTTCCCCACCACCTTCTACCTGACCCACCCGGTCATCACCTCAGCCGTGTCGCGGCTTGAAGCCGCCGGGCTGATGAACGAGATGAACGACCGGCTCGGGTCCGACGCCGAACTGGCAGCCGGCTACCGCGCCGCGCACGAAGCCTACCTGCAGTCCCGCGCCGAGATCGGGGCCCGGTCCGGCATCGGGTCAGTGCCGGAGATCGACGGCGTCTCCGCCGGAGGCATGCCCACCCGCGTCAAGTGCCTGCACGTCCTGGTGGGCCACTCGCTCGCGGCCGGACCCGGCGTCAACCCGCTCGGCGACGAGGCCATCGCCGGCATCAGCCAGTGGTGGACGCGTGAGCGCTGCTACTGCGACGGCGCCTGGGACACCGGGGGAGAGGCCCCCTCGCGGGACCTGAGCCGGCACGGACCGCAGGGGCTTCCGGACATCGTTGGCCGGCCCGCCCCGGTCCGGAAGGCCCGCGCGGAGACCCCCGCCGCAGGCGAGGACGCAGCAACCGACACCGGGGCCGGGCAGTGAGCCGCGTGGCCGCCATCGACTGCGGCACCAACTCCATCCGGCTCCTGATCGCCGACGTGGCCGAATCCGCCGGCACCTCGCCCAGACTCACCGACGTCGTGCGCGAGATGCGCGTGGTCCGGCTCGGCCAGGGCGTCGACGCCACCGGGGAATTCGCCCAGGAAGCGCTGGAGCGCACCCTCGACGCGACCCGCGACTATGCCGAGCTGATCCGCCGCCACGGCGCCGGCAAGGTCCGTTTCGTGGCCACCTCTGCGACCCGGGACGCCCGCAACCGGCAGGTCTTCATCGACGGTGTCCGCGAACTTCTCGGCATCGAACCCGAAGTGATCAGCGGCGACGAGGAAGCCGCCCTGTCGTTCGCCGGAGCCAGCAGCGTCCTGCCCTCGCGGGGCAAGGACCCGGTGCTCGTGGTGGACTTGGGAGGCGGAAGCACCGAATTCGTACTCGGCGACGCCGACGGCGTCATCGCCGCCAAGTCGGTCGACGTCGGCTGCGTCCGGATGACCGAACGGCACCTGGTGGGCGACCCGCCCACGGCCGGGCAGATCGCCGCCGCGGAGGCCGACGTCGACGCCGCCATCAGCCACGCGGCGCTGACGGTTCCGCTGGACCGTGCCACCGCCGTGATCGGCGTGGCAGGGTCCGTCACCACCATCACCGCCCACGCACTGAAGCTGGCGGAGTACTCCCCGGCTGCTATCCACGGCACGGAACTGGACCTCGCCACCGCCCGGGAGGCATGCACTTCCCTGCTGGAGATGACCCGGCAGCACCGGGCTGCCCTGCCGTACATGCACCCCGGGCGCGTTGACGTGATCGGTGCCGGCGGCCTCGTCTGGCGGCGCGTGCTGGAACGGATGGCGGACGCCACCAACGGGCGGATCACGTCGGCCATTACCAGTGAACACGATATTCTTGACGGGATTGCCCTGAGCATCAGCTAGCTTTTGCGCCCGGACCGGCAGTGTCCACCAGCGCAGCGCCCACCCAGGCAGTGCCTGCCGCCACCGCCGCCGGAGGCAGCCGCCACCGACTGCCGCGCCCGCAGACATACCGCCGATTGGACCCGAATGACCAGAGCAACAGCCCGGCACCGCCGGACCGCCTCCGCGTTGATGGCTTTGGCCCTGGCCGGGTGCAGCACCGCGGGAGCTTTGTCGCTGGCCCCGGCGGCCCACGCGGACGCCACCCGGGACAAGGAATACTGGCTCGCCGAATCCGGCATCACCAAAGCCTGGGACGTCTCGAAGGGCGCCAACGTCAAGGTCGCCGTGATCGACAGCGGCGTGGACGGCAAACACCCGGACCTCAAGGGCGTGCTGGCCGGGGGAGCGGACGTCTCCGGCGCGGGGGCCGCCGACGGCCAGAAGAGCATCGGAGCCAAGCCCGAACACGGCACGCTCGTGGCGACGATGCTGGCCGGCCGCGGACACCAGCCGGCCGGAGCCAGTGCCAGCCCAAGCCCCAGCCCCAGCCCCAGCCCCAGCCCAACGCCCGGGACCGGCGTCGGCTCCGACGGGATCGTGGGTGTCGCCCCGGAGGCCCAAATCCTGTCCGTGTCCACCTGGCTGGGGTCGGCCAACCCGGGCGGCAAGAGCGACCAGGACCAGATTCCCGCCGCGGTCCGCTGGGCCGTGGACAACGGGGCCCGCGTCATCAATATCTCGCTCGGCAGCACCGCCCCGGAGTGGCCACAAAGCTGGGATGCGGCGTTCCTGTACGCCGAGCAAAAGGACGTGGTGATCGTCGCCGCGGCCGGCAACCGCGTCGGCGGGAACATCCAGGTGGGGGCGCCGGCAACCATTCCCGGTGTGCTGACGGTGGCCGGCCTGGACCGCAAGGGCGTCGCCAGCATCGACTCGTCCTCCCAGGGCATCAGCATCGGCGTCGCCGCCCCGGCCGAGAACCTGGTGGGCGGCATGCCCGGCGGCGGCTATGCCGAGTGGGCCGGAACCTCCGGCGCCACCCCCATCGTGGCCGGCGTGGCGGCCCTGATCCGCTCCAAGTGGCCGGACATGTCAGCCAGCCAGGTCATCAACCGGATTGTCAGCACCGCAAAGGACGCCGGGCTTCCGGGAAAGGACCCGCTGTACGGCTTCGGCGTGCTTGACGCCGAGGCTGCGCTGAAGGCCGATGTTCCGGAAAGCGCGGTCAACCCGCTGGGGTCGATCTCGGACTGGATCCGGGTCCACCGGCGCGGCAACCCGGTCAGTTCGGCGCCCGCTGCCCTGCCCAGCCCCTCCAGCGCGGCACCGACGCTGCCCGAGGCGACCATGCCGGTCGCGGAGGCTCCATCACCGGCCGACAGCGCCGTCCCGGCGATGGTGGTGCTCGGCTTCGGCGGACTCTTTGTATGCATTATCGCCGGGGCCGCCATCCAGCTCCGGAGGGCAGCCCGCGCAGCCTCCGCGCCGCCCGGCGGCCCCGAAACGGGCGCCTTGGATTCGGTGGAGTCGGGGAGCCCGGGGAGTTAGTGAAGTTTTTCACAAACTACGGTATTCTTGACGCATGGCATCCACCCCTCAGCTCCAGGACCGTCCCAGGGTACTCGTCGTCGGCGGCGGGTACGTCGGCCTGTACGTAGCCCTCAAACTGCAGAAGAAGATCGCGAACGCCGGCGGCATCGTCACCGTCGTCGATCCCCTGCCCTACATGACCTACCAGCCCTTCCTCCCCGAAGTGGCCGGCGGCAACATCGAGGCACGCCACGCCGTCGTCTCGCACCGCCAGCACCTCAAGCAGACCGAACTGATCCAGGGCCGCGTCACCTCGATCGACCACGCCAACCGCACAGCCGTGGTGGCACCGTCCGACGGCGGCGAGAACTTCGAGATTCCCTACTTCGACGTCGTGCTCGCCGCCGGTGCGATCACCCGCACGTTCCCGATCAAGGGCCTCGCGGACAAGGGCATCGGCCTGAAGACCATCGAGGAAGCCGTCGCCCTGCGCAACGGTGTCCTGGAGCGCATCGAAACCGGTTCGCTCATGACCGACCCGGTCGAACGCGCCCGCGCCCTGACCTTCGTCGTCGTCGGCGGCGGCTTCGCCGGCATCGAATGCATCACCGAAATGGAAGACCTGGCCCGGGCCGCGGTCAAGAACAACCCGCGCGTCAAGCAGGAGGAAGTCCGCTTCGTCCTGGTCGAGGCCATGGGCCGGATCATGCCCGAGGTCACGGCCAAGCAGGCCGAATGGGTTGTCGAGCACCTGCGCAGCCGCGGCATCGAGGTGCTGCTCAACACCTCGCTGGACAACGCCGAGGGCTCGCTGAAGCTCATAAACCTCCCGGACAAGACGCCCGCGCAGGAATTCGAATCGGACACCCTCGTCTGGACCGCCGGCGTGCAGGCCAACCCGATGGTCCGCTCCACCGACTTCCCGCTCGAGCCCCGCGGCCGCGTCCGCGTCCTCCCCGACCTCCGCATCTCCGGCGACGAAGGCATCATCGAGAACGCCTGGGCCGCCGGCGACATCGCCGCCGTGCCTGACCTCACCGGCAGCGGCCTGCCCGACGGCACCTGCGTCCCGAACGCCCAGCACGCGCTGCGCCAGGCCAAGCGCCTCGCCAAGAACCTGTGGGCCTCCCGGTGGGAGAAGGAACTCAAGGACTACAAGCACAAGAACCTGGGCGCCGTCGCCGGCTTCGGCGAATGGAAGGGTGTTGCCAACATCAACCTCATCGGCCGGATCGGTCTTAAGGGACCGCTCGCCTGGCTGGCGCACCGCGGCTACCACGGCCTGGCCATGCCAACCGTGGAGCGCAAGATCCGTGTGATCTCCGGCTGGTTCTGGCAGCTCTTCCTGGGCCGCGACACCACCCAGTTGATGGACCTCGACAACCCGCGCGGCGCCTTCGAGGCCGCGGCGAAGCCGGCTCCGAAGCCGGCTGAGGCTCCGCCTGCGGCCCCCGCCGCGCCGGCGGCCGACAAGCCTGCCGAGGCACCCAAGCAGACTGTTGTGGCCGACTCCAAGTAGTCGCCAGCAGCCCGACGACGGCGGCCGTTCCCTTCTGCGGGAACGGCCGCCGTCGTCGTTGGTGGCGTTGTCGTGGGTGGTGGCCCGGATTGGCCGGCGGGCGGGCGTCCCCGCCTAGACTTGGCCCATGACTCCTGCTGAGAAGGACCTGCACACGCTGCTCGCAACCATGCGGCCGGTAATCCGCGAGGGCGAATACGTCTATGCCCTTTGGCCGCACGGCAAACCGCTGGCCGGTCACATCGCGGCGGCCGTCCGTGAAGCCGAGGGCCTGACCGTGGTGCTGCCGCGGGACGACGCCGATGCAATGGGTCTGAAGTACGACTTCGTGGCCGCCTGGATCACCCTGCAGGTGCACTCCTCGCTGGAGGCCGTCGGGCTCACCGCCGCCGTTAGCGCAGCCCTGACCGAGGCAAAGATCAGCTGCAACGTCCTCGCCGGGTTCCACCACGACCACCTGCTGGTTCCCGTGGCCGACGCCGAGCGTGCGCTCGAGGTCCTCCACGAGCTCTCCGCGGGCAGCCGGAGCGCGAACGGCGGCGCCCAGCAGCCCGCGCCCACCCTCGTGCTCCGGACCGAGGAGCCGGCTGACCGGCCTGCCCTCCTGGCGCTCACCGCGGCGGCCTTCGCCATCTCGCCCGTCACGGGGCTGCCGGTCGAAGGGGAGCCGGAGGAGGTCGAGTTGCTGCGGCGGCTTTTTGACTGTGCGGAGTACCTGCCCGAGTTCAGCATCGTCGCTGAGCTCGACGGCGAAATCGTAGGGCACGTGATCAGCACCCGGGGGCGGGCGGGGGAGCTGGAGCTGTTGGGCCTGGGGCCCATCGGGGTGACCCCACGGCTGCAACGCCACGGGATCGGGTCGGCGCTGATGAAAGAAACCATCGATCGGGCAAATGCGGCGGGGGAGCGGGGCATCGCCCTGCTGGGCAGCCCGGAGTACTACGCGCGGTTCGGCTTTGTGCCCTCCACCTCCCTCGGCGTGCAACCACCGGACCCGGCCTGGGGAGACCACTTCCTGCTGCTGCCGCTGGCGCTCTGGCCCGGCGGCGTCAGCGGAGCCTTCCGCTACGCCGAGCCCTTTGGCGTACCGCCAGCCGCCGCGTAGCGGCCCGGCCCGGGATACCATTGACCGGGCGCCCCAGTAGCCCAATTGGCAGAGGCAGCGGACTTAAAATCCGCGTGTTGTGGGTTCGAGTCCCACCTGGGGCACACACGGTGAGCGTCCGTCTCACGCGGCGCTTTTGACTTGCACATTTTCGCCACATATGTTTGTCCAGTTCCTCCCAATCCCCCCGACGGCAGGGGAACATCAAAGACGCCCCCGCACCACGGTCGCAATGACCGGTGCGGGGGCGTTTTCGCGGGCAGCCACGGCAGGCCAGCGGGCCCGAGGAGGGCCGCGTCCCCCGATGCCAGTGGCGGCAGGCGGCGTCGGCCTCCGGAGGCGCCTGAGGCGAGGGGAGGCGCCCATTCCCTCGCCTGATTCCCACCATGCAACGAGTGTTATAAGGATGTGACCGTAGTCACTTATTTTCGCGCGGAATTTGCACTAGCTTGAAACTAAATCAGGAACACCTGATCTTTCGCGTCAAAGGCCGTTCGCACCTTTCGATCGAGGAGATTTTTTATGACTTCACTCCCCCAGGTGGCGCCGCGCATCGCTAAGCTCACAGCGCTTAGCATCGGCGTCGCCCTTCTGGCAACGGCTTGTGGCGGTTCGTCCACGCCGTCGTCTTCCGGTTCGGGTTCGGCATCAGCGCAGGCCGGCGGTATCTCTTGCCCGGCTCCCAGTGCAACCGGGGGCGCCACCAGCTCGGCCAGCGCGGCAGGTGCGGTGCCTGCTTCCTCGACCACCACCCCGACGCCGCTCAAGCTCGGCTCGCTGCTGCCGACCACCGGCTCCCTCGCCTTCCTCGGCCCGCCCGAAATCGCGGGCGTTAACCTCGGTATCAAGGAGATCAACGACGCCGGCGGCGTGCTGGGCAAGCCCGTCGAGGTGATCCACCGCGACTCCGGCGACACCAAGACTGACATCGCCACCCAGTCCACCTCCGCGCTCCTGGGCCAGGGCGTCAGCGCCATCATCGGCGCCGCCTCCTCCGGCGTCTCCAAGACCGTGATCAACCAGATCACCGGTGCCGGCGTTATCCAGTTCTCACCGGCCAACACCTCGCCGGACTTCACCACCTGGGACGACAAGGGCCTCTACTGGCGCACCGCCCCGTCCGATGTGCTGCAGGGCAAGGTCCTCGGCAACTACATGACCACCTGTGGTGCACAGACCGTCGGCATGATCGTCCTGAACGACGCATACGGCACCGGCCTGGCCAAGAACGTGCAGGCGGCGGTTGAAGCTGCTGGCGGCAAGGTTGTGGCGCAGGAACTCTTCAACGAAGGCGACTCGCAGTTCTCCAGCCAGGTGGACAAGGTCCTCGCGGCCAAGCCGGATGCCATTGCCCTGATCACCTTCGACCAGGCCAAGAGCATCGTTCCGCTGATGACGGGCAAGGGCGTCAAGCCCACCCAGATCTTCATGGTGGACGGCAACATGTCCGACTACAGCAAGGACTTCAAGCCCGGCACCCTGAAGGGCGCCCAGGGCACCATCCCGGGCACCTTCGCCAAGGATGACTTCAAGAAGAAGCTCCTCGCGATCGACCCCGCGCTCAAGGATTACAGCTACGCAGGCGAGTCCTACGATGCCGTGAACCTGATCGCACTGGCGGCTGAGGAAGCCAAGAGCACCAAGGGCGTGGACATCGCCAAGCACCTGAAGGATGTCTCCGAGGGCGGCGAGAAGTGCAACAACTTCGCCAGCTGTGTCACCCTGCTCCGCAACGGCAAGGACATCGACTACGACGGCCAGTCCGGCCCCGTAACGTTCTCCGACGCCGGTGACCCGACGGAAGCCTACATCGGCATCTACGAGTTCCAGGATGACAACACCTACAAGCCCGTCAAGGAAGAGTTCGGCAAGCTGTAAAGCCGCATTCCCCTAGACAAACAGGAGACCCCCGTCCAGTCCGGACGGGGGTCTCTTGTTTGTGGGGAGCCGGGAGGGGAGCGGCGGCGAAGGACGCGACCGGGCCTTGGCGTCACGCACGTCAGTCTTTCGGCCTGCCCCGTTCAGCTGGACCCCGCAGAAGCGGCCCAACCCGCCGGGCGCAGGCCCAATACTCTGCTCCACGTGACGCCCGCGCCAAGGGGTGGGCTTGATGTCGCTGGGCCGGCGATGCAGTCTCGTTGGCGCTGCGGAACCGGTCTTGCGCTGCGGATTCAGACGAGGGCTACCCGGATCCGCGGTGCGGCTGTCCGGAACCGGTGCGGAAGTGGCCGCCGGAGCCCAAGGGCTTACCGGGCCTCCCGGCGCTCCGACACGCAGAAGGGCCGCCACCGGCTGGTGACGGCCCTTCCTGGACTGCTGTGGCGGTCTAGTCGACGGTGTCGGCCAGGGTGCCCAGGTACAGCTGGATGACCTTGGGGTCCTTCATGAGCTCCCGTCCGGTACCCGTGTACGCGTCCTTGCCCTGGTCCAGGACATAGCCGCGGTCGCAGATCTGCAGGCAGCGGCGCGCGTTCTGCTCCACCATGATGACGGAGACGCCGGCCCGGTTGATCTCATGCACCCGCAGGAAGGTTTCGTCCTGCTTGACGGGGGAGAGGCCGGCCGAGGGCTCGTCGAGGAGCAGCACGGCCGGATCCATCATCAGGGCCCGTCCCATGGCGACCATCTGGCGTTCGCCGCCGGAGAGCGAACCGGCGCGCTGGGCACGCCGCTTGGCCAGTTCCGGGAACAGGTCCGCGACGAAGTCGAACCGTTCGGCGAAGTCCTTCGGCCGCTGGAACATGCCCATCTGGAGGTTCTCTTCGATGGTCAGGGCCGCGAACACGTTGTTGGTCTGCGGGACGAAGCCCACGCCCCGGCTGACCAGCTTGTTGGCCTTCAGCCCGGTGATGTCCTGGCCGCGGACCACCACGGACCCGGAGTGGACCTTGACGAGGCCGAACATGGCCTTCAGCAGGGTCGACTTGCCGGCACCGTTGGGTCCGATGATGCCGATCAGCTCACCCTTGCGGGCTTCAATGCTGCAGCCGTTGAGGATGTTGACGCCCGGAATGTAGCCGGCAACCAGGTTGGTGACCTTGACGACCGAGTCGCCGTCGTAGGCGTTCGTTGCGGTTGCTGCCGCGCTGGTGGCGCTCATTCTGTTTCCTTCTCTGTCCGGTTCGGCTCGCCGCGGGTCGGCTCCTCTGCGCTGCGCCTGCCGTGCGGTGCCCCGTTGGCGGTATCGGACTCTGCCGACTCCGCCACGAGGACATCGGTGGAGATGATGCCGGCGTTGTCGGTGCCGACAATTGATTCCTCGTCGGCCTCGAGTTCGGCCGCGAGCACCTTGATGCCTTCCGAGTCACCCAGATCCACGTCGTGGTGGGCACCCAGATAGGCGTCGATCACTGCCGGGTTCTTCATGACCTCGGCGGGCGGGCCCTCGGCGACGATCTTGCCCTCGGCCATCACCACCACCCAGTCGGCGATGTGGCGGACCATGTGCATGTCGTGCTCGACGAACAACACGGTCATGCCCTCGGCCTTGAGGTTCTTGATGTGGTCCAGCAGTGACTGGGTCAGCGCCGGGTTTACGCCTGCCATCGGCTCGTCGAGCATAACGAGCTTCGGGCGCACCATCAGCGAGCGGGCCATCTCGAGGAGTTTGCGCTGGCCGCCGGACAGGGACGCGGCGTAGTCGTCCTTCTTGGCATCGAGCTTGAACTTCTCGAGCAGCACGTTGGCTTGCTCGGTGATCTTCTTCTCCTGGCCGCCCCAGATTCCCTTGAACAGGGCCTTGGAGAGCTTCTCGCCGGACTGCTGGGAGGCGCCAAGGCGCATGTTCTCCATAACGGTGAGCTTGCCCATGACCTTGGTGAGCTGGAAGGTGCGGACCATGCCCATGCGCGCCACCTTGTAGGAGGAGACGCCGGCCAGGCTGTTGCCCTCGAACTGCCACTTGCCCGTGTTGGGCGTATCGAAGCCGGTCAGCAGGTTGAACAGCGTGGTCTTGCCGGCCCCGTTCGGGCCGATCAGCGCCGTAATCTTGTGCCGCGGGATCTCCAGGTACTGGACGTCGACGGCGTTGATGCCGCCGAAGCTGCGGGTGACGTCCTCCGCCACCAGGATCGGATCGCGCTTTTTGCAGCCGGGCGCGATCTCACCGGCGGCAATCGGACGCGAATCCGTCATGTAGTCGATGGTCTCGCCGGGGGTCCCGGCTGCCGTCTTGGGTTCTTCGCTGTGCATGCTCATGCGAACGCCAGCTCCTTCTTGTTGCCGAAGACGCCCTGGGGCCTGAAGATCATCAGCAGCATCAGTGCGATGCCGACCAGGATGTAGCGCAGCTGGCCGGCCTGGACCGTGTTCAGCCACGTGACGGCGCCGGATTCGATCAGGCCGTACAGCACGCCCTGGGTGAGGGACAGTACGACCCAGAAGATCATTGCGCCCACCACGGGCCCCAGCACGGTGCCGAGTCCGCCGAGCAGCAGGCAGGTGTAGAGGAAGAACGTCAGCTCCGTGCCGTAGTTGGCGGGCTGCACCGCGCCGCGGGGGAGGGTGAAGACCATGCCGGCAAGGGCGCCAAGCACGCCGCCGATGACGAGGGCCTGCATCTTGTACGAGTAGACGTTCTTGCCAAGCGAGCGGACGGCGTTCTCGTCCTCGCGGATGCCCTTGAGGACGCGGCCCCAGGGGCTGCGCATCAGCAGCCAGACCAGCAGGCAGCAGACAATGACCAGGGCCCAGCCGACCACGCGGATGAAGAGGTCGCGGTTGTTCATGCCGAAGTAGGTTCCTTCGGGGAACGGGTTCATCGCGTAGAAGTCGCCCTCGAAGGCGGCAAGGCCGTTGGCGGAACCGGTCACCGAGGTCAGCTGGTTGGTCGTGACGATGTAGCGGACGATTTCCGCAGCCGCGATCGTGACGATGGCCAGGTAGTCGGCCCTGAGCCGGAGGGTGGGGATACCGAGCAGCAGGGCGAAGATCGCCGAGCATACGACGGCGATCAGCAGGCCCACGAAGAACGGCACGTGGAAGGTCAGGGTGGAGATGGCGAAGCCGTAAGCCCCCACCGCCATGAAGCCGGCCTGGCCGAAGTTCAGCAGGCCGGAGTAGCCGAAGTGGACGGCCAAGCCGAGAGCGGCAAGCGCGTACGCCGCCGTCGTCGGGCTGAAGATTTCTCCGGCAGCGCTGGAAAGAATGAATCCGAAGTCCATGTTTGTCTCCTAACCCACGCGCTCGCGGCGGCCCAGGATGCCCTGGGGCCGGAACAAGAGGACAACGATCATGATGAAGAGGGCTCCCACGTACTTGAGGTCGGCGGCGAGGCCGAACACGGTGGTGAGCTCAACGAAGATGCCGACGATGATGGAGCCGAACAGCGCGCCCCACACGGTGCCGAGGCCGCCGAGGGTGACGCCGGCGAAGATGAGCAGCAGGATCTGGGATCCCATGTCGAAGGTGACGCCGGGCCGGTAGTAGGCCCAGAGGATGCCGCCGAGGGAGGCCAGCATGCCGCCGGTGACCCAGACGATGCGGATGACGGAGTCGACGTCGATGCCGGAGGCCGCAGCGAGGGCAGGGTTGTCGGCGACGGCGCGGGTTGCCTTGCCGAGCCGGGTCTTCAGCAGCACGACGCCGAGGACGGCGATGACGATCACGCTGATCAGCAGGGACCAGAGGTTGTTCGGCGAGATGGAGATCGGGCCGATCTGGATTTCGGCGCTCTGCGCGAACGGCAGCTGCTGGGTGGCGCCGCCGAAGTAGAACTGGATGACGTAGCGGACCGCCAGGGCCAGGCCGATGCTGACGATCATCATCGGGACCAGGCCGGTCCCGCGGCGCCGGAGCGGTTTCCACAGCCCGGCGTCCTGGACGTAGCCGAAGAGACCGCCGCCGAGGAGCGCCAGGATGATGGAGAGCCAGAACGGCAGGTTCATGGCGTTGAAGCCGAAGACCAGGACGGCGCCGAGCGTGACCATCTCGCCGTGCGCAAAGTTGGTCAGGCCGGTGGTGCCGAAGATCAGCGAAAGCCCCACGGATGCGAGGGCGAGGAGCAGGCCGAAGCTCAGGCCGGCCACCAGGCGGTTGAGGAGGTTCTGGCCGAAATCCTGCTGCTGGACAACGATGCCCTTGCCGAAGGCGAAGATCACCGAGAGGTTGGAGGTCTGGCTGAAGGTGACCTTGCGGGGGTTCTCCTGGCCCTCGGCGAGCTTGGTGCCCTCCGGAAGGGTCTTGACGTCCAGTTCCACCTCATACGTTCCCTGAGTGGGGACGCCGATGCTCCAGGCGCCGTTAGCGCCCGATTTGGCTGTTCCCGTGAAGTCACCGCTCTTGGCAGTGATGGTGACACCAGCGAGCGGCGCGCGGTCGTCGCCGCGCAGGAAGCCGCTGATGCTGTTTTGGAACGTGGTGCTCGACGGGGATGGTGTCGGCGACGGGGTCGCGGCCTGCGATGCCGGGGCGACAACCAGCAGGAGGGCCGCCACGGCGGCGAAAATGGCCCCCACAGCTTTCAGGATCCTGCCGCGCCGTCTCTGCGACAGGCCTCTCGGTGTGCTTCTCAAATTGAAAACCTCCACATGGGGGTGGTCTGGGTTGCGCCATTGCAACCGCTGCGAACGTTCAGGGGGCGAAGGCGGAGCAGATACTGCGATGCGATGGAGCCGTATAGCCTGTGACCTCCGTCACCCTGTCGGCCCCATGTTACAGCCCGGGCGGTGCATCCAACGCCGTCGCGAGCAGGCAGAACGTCGCGATCGCGTAACAACCGTGAAGCCGGCCATGATCACCGCTTTAGCCGAGCTAAAGAAAACTTTTGTTGTTCCCGAGGATTCCTAAACATTCCAGCCCCCGGCCGCACGGTGGGAGGGCCGGGCACCCAAGGTTTACCCAAGTTTCACCGGGGTATGGTTCGTCCA
The nucleotide sequence above comes from Arthrobacter sp. KBS0702. Encoded proteins:
- a CDS encoding branched-chain amino acid ABC transporter permease; amino-acid sequence: MDFGFILSSAAGEIFSPTTAAYALAALGLAVHFGYSGLLNFGQAGFMAVGAYGFAISTLTFHVPFFVGLLIAVVCSAIFALLLGIPTLRLRADYLAIVTIAAAEIVRYIVTTNQLTSVTGSANGLAAFEGDFYAMNPFPEGTYFGMNNRDLFIRVVGWALVIVCCLLVWLLMRSPWGRVLKGIREDENAVRSLGKNVYSYKMQALVIGGVLGALAGMVFTLPRGAVQPANYGTELTFFLYTCLLLGGLGTVLGPVVGAMIFWVVLSLTQGVLYGLIESGAVTWLNTVQAGQLRYILVGIALMLLMIFRPQGVFGNKKELAFA
- a CDS encoding ABC transporter ATP-binding protein; the protein is MSMHSEEPKTAAGTPGETIDYMTDSRPIAAGEIAPGCKKRDPILVAEDVTRSFGGINAVDVQYLEIPRHKITALIGPNGAGKTTLFNLLTGFDTPNTGKWQFEGNSLAGVSSYKVARMGMVRTFQLTKVMGKLTVMENMRLGASQQSGEKLSKALFKGIWGGQEKKITEQANVLLEKFKLDAKKDDYAASLSGGQRKLLEMARSLMVRPKLVMLDEPMAGVNPALTQSLLDHIKNLKAEGMTVLFVEHDMHMVRHIADWVVVMAEGKIVAEGPPAEVMKNPAVIDAYLGAHHDVDLGDSEGIKVLAAELEADEESIVGTDNAGIISTDVLVAESAESDTANGAPHGRRSAEEPTRGEPNRTEKETE
- a CDS encoding branched-chain amino acid ABC transporter permease, whose product is MGAIFAAVAALLLVVAPASQAATPSPTPSPSSTTFQNSISGFLRGDDRAPLAGVTITAKSGDFTGTAKSGANGAWSIGVPTQGTYEVELDVKTLPEGTKLAEGQENPRKVTFSQTSNLSVIFAFGKGIVVQQQDFGQNLLNRLVAGLSFGLLLALASVGLSLIFGTTGLTNFAHGEMVTLGAVLVFGFNAMNLPFWLSIILALLGGGLFGYVQDAGLWKPLRRRGTGLVPMMIVSIGLALAVRYVIQFYFGGATQQLPFAQSAEIQIGPISISPNNLWSLLISVIVIAVLGVVLLKTRLGKATRAVADNPALAAASGIDVDSVIRIVWVTGGMLASLGGILWAYYRPGVTFDMGSQILLLIFAGVTLGGLGTVWGALFGSIIVGIFVELTTVFGLAADLKYVGALFIMIVVLLFRPQGILGRRERVG